From a region of the Cololabis saira isolate AMF1-May2022 chromosome 8, fColSai1.1, whole genome shotgun sequence genome:
- the LOC133448947 gene encoding tripartite motif-containing protein 16-like, producing the protein MAQQGNQLDSVKFCCSICLDLLKDPVTIPCGHNYCMNCIKTCWDGKSHIGVHSCPQCRETFTLRPVLVRNSMLAELVEEMKKTGLQAAPADLCYAGPEDVTCDVCTGRQVKAVKSCLVCLVSYCEKHLQPHYDAPAFKKHQLVDPSKKLQENICSLHHEVMKIFCRTDQQSICYLCTMDEHKGHETVSATAERREKQKELEVSRQQIQQRIQDREKDVELLQQEVKNINVSADKSVENSEKSFNVVIRLLQKRSSDMKQQVRSQQEQEVSRVKDLQEKQQEITDLKRREAELEKLCHTEDHNQFLHNYPSPSPLSGSTHSSSIQIRPLRYFEDVTAAVSETTDKLQDLLRESWTNISLSVAEVDVLLSEPEPKTRDGFLKYSRDITLDPNTAHEQLLLSNGNRKVTVMKENQSYSSHPDRFNYWFQVLSKQSLTGRCYWEVEWRGRAVCVAVAYKNISRKGNSNDSGFGHNNKCWTLRCDTDIYTFWYNNIKTRVSGPPSSRVGVFLDHRAGLLSFYSVSETMTLLHTVQTTFTQPLHAGLWVDGSSSAQFVNVK; encoded by the coding sequence ATGGCGCAACAAGGAAACCAGCTTGACTCTGTGAAGTTCTGTTGTTCCATCTGTCTGGATCTACTGAAGGATCCGGTGACGATTCCCTGTGGACacaactactgcatgaactgtatTAAAACATGCTGGGATGGAAAGAGTCACATAGGAGTCCACAGCTGTCCTCAGTGCAGAGAGACCTTCACACTGAGACCCGTCCTGGTGAGAAACAGCATGTTAGCAGAGTTAGTGGAGGAGATGAAGAAGACTGGACtccaagctgctcctgctgatctctgctatgctggacctgaAGATGTGACCTGTGATGTCTGCACTGGGAGGCAGGTTAAAGCTGTCAAGTCCTGTCTGGTCTGTCTGGTCTCTTATTGTGAGAAACATCTCCAACCTCACTATGATGCTCCTGCTTTTAAAAAACACCAGCTGGTGGATCCCTCCAAGAAGCTCCAGGAGAATATCTGCTCTCTCCACCATGAGGTGATGAAGATCTTCTGTCGTACTGATCAGCAGAGTATCTGTTATCTGTGTACAATGGATGAACATAAAGGTCATGAAACAGTCTCAGCTACAGCGGAAAGACGTGAGAAGCAGAAGGAGCTGGAGGTGAGtcgacaacaaatccagcagAGAATCCAGGACCGAGAGAAAGACGTGgagctgcttcagcaggaggtgaaAAACATCAATGTCTCTGCTGATAAATCAGTGGAGAACAGTGAGAAGAGCTTCAACGTGGTGATCCGTCTCCTCCAGAAAAGAAGCTCTGATATGAAGCAGCAGgtcagatcccagcaggaacAGGAAGTGAGTCGAGTCAAAGATCTTCAGGAGAagcagcaggagatcactgacctgaagaggagagaagcTGAGTTGGAGAAGCTCTGCCACACAGAGGACCACAACCAGTTCCTCCACAACTACCCCTCACCGTCACCCCTCAGTGGGTCCACACACTCATCCAGCATCCAGATTCGTCCTCTGAGGTACTTTGAGGATGTGACAGCAGCTGTGTCAGAGACCACAGATAAACTACAGGACCTTCTGAGAGAGTCGTGGACAAACATCTCACTGTCAGTGGCTGAAGTAGATGTTTTACTGTcggaaccagaaccaaagaCCAGAGATGGATTCTTGAAGTATTCACGAGAcatcactctggatccaaacacagctCACGAACAACTGTTACTGTCTAATGGGAACAGAAAAGTAACAGTAATGAAAGAAAACCAGTCATATTCCAgtcatccagacagattcaaTTATTGGTTTCAGGTCCTGAGTAAGCAGAGTCTGACTGGTCGgtgttactgggaggtggagtgGAGAGGAAGAGCAGTTTGTGTTGCAGTCGCATACAAGAACATCAGCAGAAAAGGAAACTCAAATGATTCTGGATTTGGACACAACAACAAATGCTGGACTTTGCGTTGTGACACAGACATTTACACATTTTGGTACAACAACATTAAAACTCGTGTTTCAGGTCCTCCTTCCTCCAGAGTTGGAGTGTTCCTGGACCACAGAGCTGGtcttctgtccttctacagcgtctctgagaccatgaccctcctccacacAGTCCAGACCACCTTCACCCAGCCGCTCCACGCTGGACTTTGGGTTGATGGAAGCAGTTCAGCCCAGTTTGTTAATGTTAAGTAA